A stretch of DNA from Cryptomeria japonica chromosome 4, Sugi_1.0, whole genome shotgun sequence:
CCTTACTATGACAAAATTAGGCCTAGACCCACTGATCAACATGAAGGCATTGGATGCCCCTGCACCATAAGCTCAAATTCCCATTCATAGAAACAAAAAGCCAAGAATTTGTAGAAATAAATCCATTCATATCCTTTTTACCACCTTCCACTATAAAAACTTCATCCAATCAAACCATACACTGGTTATAttgtaattctttttttttttctatagaATAGTATTCTTTCTCAACCTCCTTAATGACAAGATATATTTCTTGATTTATTTTTAACGTTTTAAAATGTATCTATAATTTACATCGAACAATTAAAATTTATCATAATACAATAAGATCAAGCATTCCACATTTAGTTAACAACTGGTCAAGATTGTGTCCATCATATTGCATGTATCGATATAAGATTACTATTAGTCAACATCTACATCATGCATAATAGTAAAAGCTAGCAATTACCAAGATCAATTACTATTTAGCATAATTTTTATAAGGAAAAAGAATTCTATAACAAAGCCACCTAACATGTCTACCATTTTAAAGAAATGgatgtttaaatattattgttaatGATTTGAGGGGTGACTTTATCCATTAAAACACTTATCTTTTACCTTAATATTCATATAACCATTTgcgcatcaaaatattaatatttaagaaTAAACATAATATTAGTGATGTCATATAATAATAAAATAGCTcttaaataaaatttaatgtaAATAAATCAAAGTGAAAACAAAATAAACTAACAactttttaaaaaatgaaatagataattatttttaaaagaaaactttttagaaaaacataatataataatttttaactaaaaatttaaaattaaatgtccatgtttatatataataaaaaattgaaaatcaagtccaaagggttgagcttaactggttaaaacactgggtactcattgtggagacccaagttcaattcccaatagagaCATCTAAGTGGAAATCTAATAAAAAACATAGTAATAATAATATCAAAACGATATAACCCTTAAAAAAACATAAGCAAAATGTTTAATATCAACtattaattattttcttataaatattagattttagaaaataaatattttaaataaaaacattatccaataattattttcttcaaaatattttttaaaattattaattaaaatatttttaataatatatttataaacTTATATTTACATCAAATAGAATtaatacaaaatatattataattaaaattatataatcaAAACCTTACCTTCATCAAATATTCTTTTCTAGGGGCCAAATATCTGACGGGGGTTctctttacatatattttttattggagaaactaataataataaaaatattacagGGAATAAGACACGAACAGTTACAGGGTTGTCATTGAATATTACATATAAGAAATGTAAGTTTAAAAAATACCATAAAACATTTATTCTATGTAGATCTCGACGCGGGTATTGTCAGCTTTGATTTTATTCCAATCTTCCCCGCCTTCCTTTAACCTCTCCTCTAACTCACCACTTGCCTCCTTATAAACATCtatattctttagtctcctcaagcGCTCCAATCCCTCCGGAACTCTCTTCACCCGCGGACAATTATCTATTATTAGTAATTCCAGAACTTGCATCGCCCCCTCTTCCAACGCCGGCAACTCCTCCAAAAGAGGGAAGTCTTGAATCTGCATGTTAGCTAGCTTAGGAAATCCCCCACTCTCTCCGAACTCCTTTGGCAATTCTCTGCATTTTGAATCATTCTTCAAAGTTAATAATCGTAAGCTGGGCATCTTTTGGAGCGATGAATAATCACTGCAGCTATTCAAGAAAAGGTCTGTCAGATTTTCCATTCCACATACCCAACTTGGCACAGAGAAATACCATAGAGAAAGTTGTTGAAGACCTTTCATAGCATTCATCTTCTCTGGCAATGCTGGAAGACTGGATTCTTCTCTATCACCCTCCGTTGCAGGAATAGCATTCCGTACTCCCAGAATTCTCATTTTGACCAAACGGTCAAGGATACCATCTTCTAAACTTCTCAATACCCGTACATTTTCGAGACGGAAAAACAATTCTTGTAGATTGGTCAAACTGCTAACATCTTCAACAGAGAATAATTTACTCTCGTCAATAGACAGTGTGAAGTAATCTGATTTCAGTGTCCTCAAACTCGAGCTCTGATATTCCCTTGGGCATTTGAATCACAGTATGCTCATCTGAGCTCCACTCTACACTGAGATAGGAAAGACACTTTAGCTCACCTATCCAGTCAGGTAGACATTGTAGGCTTGTGCAATAGGAAACATCAAGGAACTGAAGACTCTTAAGTCTTCTTACACAATCCGGCACCTCCCTGATCTCTGTGTATGACAAATTCAAAACCTTCAAAAGTTCAACTTCCCAACACATTTTGGCAATGTGGAAATGTTAGTGTTGCTAAAGTCAATTACCCGGAGTACTGTGACATGATCAAGCAACTGTTCTGGAATACTTGTAATGCCAGGATTCTGAGAGAATGACAGTGTGCGGAGAGATCGCTGACAAAGAAGAGGCTTTTCTGAAATTACATTATTATCTAAACTCTTTTTAGCTAGAACTAACCTGCGACAACTTATTTCTTTACAGGGAATATCAAATTCACACTCATGTTCTTTACATATATTTACAACCAAATCAAGCAGCAAATCATGTACAGTGTAACAACTTGAACCTCTGTTTACTTCCAGCAAACATAAATTTTCAAGTTGATGCAGATACTGTAGCCCAATATCCCACTGTTGTCTACCTTTTTCTTGCGGAATGAATACTTCCGCTATCCACAAATATATCACATTGTCCAGGTATATAGAATAATCAACTTTAAAAGTAGTAAAAGAAAAATTTGTGTCCTCTGGAAAGAAAGAGAAGTAAGCAAAGCAACATTTCAGATAGGGAGGAAGAGAGTCATAACTCAGCTTTAAAATTTTCATTATGAAGTCTTCTCCTTTTCCTACCTTTTTCAACTGCCCCAATTTTGCCTCCCAATCTGATGTGAGAGGAGCCTTGGCCATGGATGCCGCAACTGTCTTTAAGGCCAGTGGCAACCTCCCACATTCTTGTACAGTTTGATGAGCCAAGCTCTCTAGCTGCTGAGGCGGCCTACTTCCCTCACGATCTGGGAAGGCAAAGAGACAAAACAGATCCCAACTCTCCTCCTTCGAGAGGTGTTGCATCTCATAGATGTGGGCATTCATGTTTACAGCAAGTTCTCTACTTCTAGTAGTAACAACAATTTGACACTGATTCTCACGGCCAGTGGGAAGCCCAAGACTGGAGATCAAGTTACCTTCTACACTAGTCTTCCACACGTCATCCAGGACAATCAAACATCTTTTGCCCTGTAATCCCTCGTGTATGAATTCAGCTGCCCGCACATCAGTTATACCAAGTCTACTAATTTGGGAGGCTATTTTTAAATCAATGCGGGAGGCTAGGTCACACTGTAATTTCCTAATAGAACAAGTCTGGGAAACAGAAATCCAGGCAGAACAATCATACCTATGTTTTGATCTGTTGAAAACGTGCTGCAGAAGGAATGTTTTACCCAGCCCGCCCATTCCCACGACGGCGACGACTCCAAAGGCATGGTTGTCTAACAATCTCAGAATTTCCTTCTCCTTGTAATCTATAGCCACTGCTGGTGCATCTTTCTCCAAGATACTCCCTCTTCTCAACTCTTCTCCTCTTTCACTTTCAGATTTACTAGTTGAGAGCTGATTCAAATGGGACACTTCATGGATAAGCTTGAGCTGTTGTGCGTTTTGCATGGTAGAGCTAATCCTTTCTTTGATGTCTTTAATTCTCTTCCCCATCTTATACCGAAAGACCAACTGATTGCAATTGCACACACATGATTGACAGGTATTTGTATACAAATGCTCAACGGCGCACTCATCAATTATGTCTTCTGCATCAAAAACAATATTTCTCACATCCGCCAGCCATTTTTTCACAGCATCAGTGAGCCCAGTCAGCTCATCTGCAGCTTGTAGAGAAGCACAAATCAGGCTGAGTTGCTTGTCCAACCATATAAAGTCATTTTTGAAGTTGAGGAGGAGAGATGCCTCATTCCATGCTTGCTCTGCTACGATCTCGCCAAGCTTTCCCAACACACCTTTAGCAAGCGCAATAGCAAGTCCAGTTGCCATTTTTGATTTGTTACAGACTGCGGATTCAGAAAGTAGAATTGAAAAGCAATGCAATTCAAACCTCGTTGAATGTGAGTATAACAATCTTACAAGTCTGAGAATTTATAACGAAAGGAGGCTTCCGGAGCAAGGAAGACAAACTCAAGGAAAGCAACGTTTGCGGAGTGGGTGTGGTAAAGTTTAACCAGTGCTCGTGGATGAGTCAGTAAGAAAACAATGTGTGTGGAGTAGGTCTGAAAGAAAGAAAACTTGTACTATGCTACTTAACTTTTTCCACTACCAGCGATTAAGAAGATTCCTAATATTGTACTATTTACAGATTTAGAACATTAAAAATTAAGTGGAGAGTTGGGAACAGCTCATAGCAAAGAGGACTGAATTGACTGAATGGAGAGCAGAGACGCGGGAAGAATAAATAAATACTTTCCACGTTTGATGATAgtgaaaataataaatattttcttcaaaattaaatttaagaagAGGGTGTAAAAAAAAATCTCCGAACTGATTGACAgggaaataattatattttatccaTTAGAGTTTGCCGAcatgataaaaataataataaaaataaatttgttacAGTGAATGAAGGAATCATGGACCAAGTTACAGTCGTTCAGGCAGAAAAGTTAAAATAGCAGCCCAACCACGTGAAGCCGATTAAGTGGATTACAGATAAGAGGCGATGGTGACTTTGATTTCTATATATGGACGTATTCAATACTCAATAATGAAagcaattttttttaaatgcattttgcAATTTGTACCTTGAGAATGCTATTTTACATtactaaattaatttttattattttttggtggGGGTGGGGGTTATTTTTATGTTTCTGTAAGAAGCCCATGTGCTTGATGTGATGGGAGGAATTCACTATACTTAATTGCACATGTTTAGTGGAGTTGTTTAAGAGGAGGATAGGATTAGGAAGGCAAGTAGGAGAGTTGGAGGATTAGACACTTAGAGAGAAAgggaggaagaattaaaaattaattttgattccATGTGAAGGAAAAAGGGAATAAGTGAATTAAATTAAGTTAATAAGGGTATTTATTTGATTGAATTGATGAAGCATTAGGAAGGActattcaataggtaaattaactAAATTGAAGACCTTAGGAAGTAGCCTACAAAATGAAGAAATAAAGCTAGTTAATTAAACAATgatgaatgaattaataaatagAAATAGCTAGAATAGATAAATGATGGGGATAAATTGAACTAATGCAAATGATCAATTTTGGGTGCTTATAATAGGTTTACAAATAGATCTGAAACAATGTCCTAATTAGGTAAATCATGAGAAATCATGAACCATTATACATAATAGCCATCTAGGCAGAAAGGAGGTATCTCACAAGCTATGAAACTAATAAAGAAACCAAAGAGAAAGTAGAGATAAAGATTTTGATTAGAGAttcaatgtaatgccccaccaagaaaccctaaaggatacaactacaaacactcaaaaagagtgcaatttttttttttttttaataatacaaAACACTTAAACATAAAAGATAAACATTGCAATTTAAGTTGCACATGCGGAAgacttaactcaaactcctaaagggtttcccaacatgaatTACTTAATTAACTAATCTTTACTTGCAATCCATTAACCACTTAAGAATCATATTTAACCATTAGGAACTTAGTTACACTAATCAATAATTGATTCATTCTTTACACGGGATAACATTAACATTTCTATACTTCATTTATGATTAAACATTCAATTACATTGCATTAATGAACTAATTAAAGATATAAATCCTAACATCTAACTCACATCATTATACATTGTTTTTGCACTGCAAGGTTAACATAGTATTACAATTGCACTTAATACATCAAGTCTCATAAAAATACATAATGAATACATCAAATTATaactgccatgaaggcatacatataacATATAATACAACCGACCACAGAAGGGTCCAAGAGataaaaatatgatccaagaagaataAGAAGGATCCAACTAGTACAATGGAATGAAATGAATCCAAGAGAAACATCTGGAGCACCTGTGAAGCTAACCTCTCGCAACAAGGCAtgaacaaaatacccaatggaaagtggcactaccacctgaccctgtgccccaaaaaggaaccacccctccatgctaggagatagtaataaggccctcgagcaagccacaacaaagcatcacatggtctaatATGTACATCAATTACTCACACATGGCATAAGAATACCAATAAGACTCTCACAAGAGTGCTCtaagtaaagccaacacatgactTCTCACTGGTATGGGTTATCCTAGCAAGCCTCCATAGGccctggcccccatcctgggttatccgagtagcctctcccgaacccccgaccCCTATCCATCACTCATGTgaacccaacaaacctttcgtgaagGCAAGGTAGTTGGTTTTTTATtacaggccttcccactgcatccgaAGTTTTTACTAGCACTCAACTATGAGTggggcacaattaatcttgattaatgtttgaaacccaaccccaatttattaattaagttatcacttattacccaacttccaaggggttatcctggcagccactttgggccccgacccccacttagaagccactcttccttatgacactacacaacctccaaagaaccccaaggcaaATCACAAAAGCCAACTAACTCAAGGAGTTCAAAAACAAAACTAAAGAATAACTTGGTTATACAACCCTTCTACCAAGGTTAACCAACTAGAGGTGTGAAACGAACAACTGgtctattcacaagacaagaccacaaccaAAATAAAGCAAATATGACCACAACCAAAACTTATGAAATATATCCATcctaaattatgaaaaaaaattcaCAATTATGAAATATTTTTCACAATTTCAATAATATTGTTTAcactaaaaaataattataattataataaactATGAATCGAAATTAATGCAACGTGGGAGTCATATTATCACGATTTCCTCCTCATCGTGGTTTCTGCCTATATTGCCTCCCTCTTAGCCACCTCCATTTTTTCCAAGCCTTGTATAAGAATTTTTAGGTCTAAGTTTAGAGTTTGAAAGTCTTTGGAAAGTTTAAAGGTTTTAAGCAACAACTTAAATAATCTACCCTCTATTTGATTTGTTTAGtgatgattaaaaaaataaataaattccttAAATGGTTCCTTTATCTAAGGCGATTTGGCTTATCTAAATAATGTTTGTAGGTTAACATCAATTAATTATATTAGTTATTTAATAGTtttctttattaaaaaaataagacATCAATGTGGATTTAAGATAATATATATGTTTGTAAGGATATTTTATTTATATCTTGATATTAAAATCTACCATAACATAAATTTAAAGTAAGGTAAGAGGTATGCATATGGATGCTTTAAAAATGTATGATAAATATGAATGATGATttattactatcttaataataaaCTATAATTAAGTCAATTTATTAATACCCTCATTTATGGGGTGTGTGGAGTTGATTCTCGAGTTCTTTGGACTCATGCAACATGACACCGTCCACCATTTGGGTGGGTGAAGctcaatttttatttatataatttaatttacttatttatttatgtcTTCCTTAGTCTAGccatataataaattaatatttcaaaccttgttcaaaattaatttaataatttttttcaaattttcgaACTCATAGGATCATGACATCATCCTTCGTTAAATTGTGCATCATCTTGATACATTTATAGGTGTGTATGATGGAATTTGTGCTCAATATGTGAATGATTtagaaataaaatcaaacaaacaaaaaaatcaaacaaacactCAATATTAGGCTAAAGATGTCAAATTAGTATGAATACCACAAAAATAAAGTATATAAAATTTCTAGTTGATTATATTTTCCCAAGATGTTTAATTTGGATGTGTGATCACTTGAAAATTTGGTGGCATAACAATGCTAAAGTGGAAAATGGGTGAGAGATAAAAATGGTTAATTTTGGGACATATAGGATTTGGGATAAGGTTCAATTGATGGCTGAGATTGAAAGATTAAGATTAAGGGTAGAGGATGAAGCAGAGGAATAAaggaattaatttttatttttattttttttggcggGCAAGGGGTTACTTGAGGGTACATGCCCATATGCTTGATGTGATGAGAGGAGATCACTAACTTAATTGCACATGCTTAGAGGAGTTGGTTAAGAGGAGGATAGGATTAGGAAGGCAAGCAAGAGAGTTGGATATTTAGACACTTAGAGACGGATTgggaggaagaattaaaaattaatttcGATTCCATGTGAAGGGAAAAGGGAATAAGTAAATTAAATTAAGTTAATAAGGGTATTTATTTGATTGAATAGATCTAGGTCTAGGAAGGActattcaataggtaaattaactAAATTGAAGACCTTAGGGAGTAGCCTACAAAATGAAGAaataaagatagttaattaaaaaATGATGAATTGTTTAATAAATAGAAATAGCTATAATAGATGAATGATGGGGATAAATTGAACCAATGCAAATGatcaattttgggtgtctataatAGGTTTACAAATAGATCTCAAACAATGTCCTAATTTCATAAATTGTGAGAAAGCATGAACCATTATACATAATAACCATCTAGGCAGAAAAGACAAATCTCACAAGCTATGAAACTAATAAAGAAACCAAAGAGAAAGCAGAGATAAAGATTTTTATTAGAGATTCAAACTAGTGGGAAATAAAGGCCAGGACCTCAAACAAACAACTCTTTCTCGAAATGAGGAAGAGGAGACAAGAGGACACATAAGCTTTTCTCCATTTACAAACCACAATCCGAGCAAATGGAATCATCTAGAGACCCACTAGGAGGGAAAGAGGGAGGAAACCTACCCCTTGAGAGGGAAAACAACAAAGGAACAGGCAAAAGGAAACCAACAACCACCGATGAAGATAGGACTAGAGAATAAATAGAAGGTGAAATAGTAAGAGAGTTGAAAGAAGGAGCCACCACAAGGTCCATGAGAAAAGACAAGGCCACCCCTGAATCAAGCAAAATACAAACCTGGGGAGAAGCACACTTAGAGGAATCTAGATTCCAAATAGTTAGATGATCATCACAACCTTTCAACCACAAAGTAGCAAGGCCCTTCCTACAACCCTAAGAACAACTCGATTTTAAGTGACTAGTAGCAAAGCGAAAACAAAAATAGAAGGGGATCCCATCATAATCTAATGGTTGAGGTCAATCGTTGTCCCTGACCATGAAAACCACATCTCCATGCAGTAGTAAGGAGATATCAATATCCACCAAATAATAAGAAAAGATAGAATTCCCCATTAATGAAGTGGAATAATCTATCTTCAAAAATCAGCTAATAGAGTTCCCAATAGCTTTATAATAAGAAGTCTCTCAAAATTGAAGGAGGAGATTCAGAAGCCACAAACACACCAAACATACATTAAGAGTTTTGGTAAGGGGGTTGAAACAACAAGTCCAATGCTTTAGAGAAAGATAATTTTCTCTGAAAGACCATAAATTCCTTAAAATCAAATTCCTACCTCCaaataagaaaatgaaataataaagaaaTACTAAGAGGTCACTAGGAACCCACAACCAACAATTAATATCTAGAAGAgaagaccaaagaccaaagaatctGCAAACCAAAGTCGTCGACTACTAAAAATTTTCATTGTTTGTCACATCTTTTCCACATACCACCATAGGGGGGTTGACACAAGGGAGTTGATGAAAAGACCTATAGGGAGGAGGAAGAATATAAGATGCAAACCACTTGGGCAAAAATCTTAGCACCCCCACCTACACCAAAGGAAGCGACCCCTCTAGAACCAAACACTAGAAGAGGGCCATTATAATTAGGAAAGGATGACTCCAAAATACGGGCTGGAATCCCTtgacaaaaaataataaaagagCCCAATTATTGATGAAATTCATAGGACAATATAAGATCACCCCTAAAGCAAGCAAAATACAAACCTAAGGAGAAGTACCCTTAGAGGAATCAGGATTTTAAATAGTAATATGATCATTTAAAGTGTTCAAGGACGAAGTAGAAAGGCCCTTCTTATGACCCTAAGAACAACCCAATTAAATGACCAATAGGAAATAAATGACAACAATTAAAAGGGATCCCTCATAATCCAATGGCTGAGACCAATGCTGGTCCCCAACCATCAAAACCACATCTCCATGAATAGGTAAGGAGAGATTAATATCCACCAAAAAATGAGCAAATGCATAATGCCTCATGAAGGAAGTGAAATATTCCATCTTCAATTTAAACCAAAACTAGAGTTTCTAATAGTTTCATAATAGGAAGTCTCCCAAAACTAAAGGGGGAGATTCAAAAACCACACCCACACTAGACACACATTAAGAGGTTTGGTAAAGGGGTTGAAAGAAAATGTCTTAGGCTTGAGAGTAAGACAACTCTATCCCCAAGACCATAAATTTTGTAAAATTAAACCCATTATCTacagagaagaaaaagaagcaatATAAAAACCTTTAGGTAGGGAAAAGCTCGATCTTACCAATACTAAGATGTCATTAAAAACCCACAATCCAATAGTGAAGATCTAGAAGAGAAGGCCAAATACTAGATAATTTGCAAACCAGAGTTGTTTGCTGGTAAAAATCTTCATTCTTTGCCACATCTTGTCCATAGACCACCATAGGGGGGTTGGCACAAAGGGAGTGGATGAAAGGACCTACATGGAGGAGGAAGAAAAAATGGCCTCACCACCTAGGAAAAACTCCAAGTACCCCCATCCATTACACAGGAGGAATCAAACCCTCTAGAATAGGCTTTAGAGGAGGCACATTATAATCTGGAAAGCATGAGCCTAGGATAGGGAACAAAATCTCCTAATGAAGCACAACAAAAGACCCCAACTTATGGGTAGaaggaaagaaaacaccaatactaGAAGAGGAGACCCTAGAGAACACTCCAACAACCTCAAAGACCCACAAAACACCAATGCCTATCAAATGGCCCTCTTACGAAAATCAGTAGATGAAAAAGAGAGGGTAAAGGATGCattattaattcaaattaatttatCGAGTTAGTGTTAATTTGAATGTTGAGTTTAATAATTAAAATGTGTGAGAATTTGAATAGATGAAGATTTAGATTTATTAAGTTTTAGAGTTAGGAATAGTGAGTATTAAGTTGGTAGTTATTTTAGAATAAAAATTATCTTAGTGTTTGTAAGGATGAGGCATTGTATTTGGAACTAATCTCCAGTCATGAAGTAGTCATTGTATTTTATTGATTTGATCTCTTTTATCTTCTTTTCTAGGATTTTATCTCAAATTATTTAGATCTAGAGTAAAAAAGAATACCATAAATGCTAAAAAAGAGTTCCAAGCTTGgcaaaaaaaattgatacaagtATTATCAAGCATTTCTTAAGATTTCTAGATTTTAAATTATCAACAAGAACATCTAGATtacttttggaaaagaaatgacaAGTTAATATCTACGCCCTTACATGTGTATTATGATTCTTAACTTATCAATATTGTTTTATCTTGATTCAACTCTTAACattcaaattatatattatttaaattttgttgattataaataattgtaatagtgAAATTAACATAAATGGCctattttttatttctcattatgCTGGACTAAATATGAATATTTTAATGCTATAACTTATTAGCCAATATCAAACTATTTATTATATTAGATTTGGCTCATAACACTACTCATCTGTATTCTACTTCAATTTACACTTAGTCTCTCAATTCAAAATAATcattttatactttaaaaaaactaAGTAAGTTTAAATGTTTTGCACCATATTC
This window harbors:
- the LOC131046145 gene encoding probable disease resistance protein RF45, which produces MATGLAIALAKGVLGKLGEIVAEQAWNEASLLLNFKNDFIWLDKQLSLICASLQAADELTGLTDAVKKWLADVRNIVFDAEDIIDECAVEHLYTNTCQSCVCNCNQLVFRYKMGKRIKDIKERISSTMQNAQQLKLIHEVSHLNQLSTSKSESERGEELRRGSILEKDAPAVAIDYKEKEILRLLDNHAFGVVAVVGMGGLGKTFLLQHVFNRSKHRYDCSAWISVSQTCSIRKLQCDLASRIDLKIASQISRLGITDVRAAEFIHEGLQGKRCLIVLDDVWKTSVEGNLISSLGLPTGRENQCQIVVTTRSRELAVNMNAHIYEMQHLSKEESWDLFCLFAFPDREGSRPPQQLESLAHQTVQECGRLPLALKTVAASMAKAPLTSDWEAKLGQLKKVGKGEDFIMKILKLSYDSLPPYLKCCFAYFSFFPEDTNFSFTTFKVDYSIYLDNVIYLWIAEVFIPQEKGRQQWDIGLQYLHQLENLCLLEVNRGSSCYTVHDLLLDLVVNICKEHECEFDIPCKEISCRRLVLAKKSLDNNVISEKPLLCQRSLRTLSFSQNPGITSIPEQLLDHVTVLRSSSLRTLKSDYFTLSIDESKLFSVEDVSSLTNLQELFFRLENVRVLRSLEDGILDRLVKMRILGVRNAIPATEGDREESSLPALPEKMNAMKGLQQLSLWYFSVPSWVCGMENLTDLFLNSCSDYSSLQKMPSLRLLTLKNDSKCRELPKEFGESGGFPKLANMQIQDFPLLEELPALEEGAMQVLELLIIDNCPRVKRVPEGLERLRRLKNIDVYKEASGELEERLKEGGEDWNKIKADNTRVEIYIE